A segment of the Butyrivibrio fibrisolvens genome:
CCAAAGAAGTTTATTACTACTGCGGGTAAAATAAAAAAAGCATTATATGCGCAGGAGTAAAAACGTTTTAATTCCGGTTTGTTTAAAAAATCAGGTTTTGGAACAGGTGAAAATATGAGATTTAAATCTATACTAAAAGAATTATTTAAGAGTGACTACAAAATAACCAGCATAAAAAGATACGATTCCGGCTTGATCAAGGCTCAGACATCTTCTTTAAGATGGGGAGACGATTTTTCTTTGTTATGCATAAAAGAAGAGCAGATCCCAGCATGAATTATGCAGATAAAGAATAGATATATCAATAGGAAGGATGCTATGGGAAAAGTAATATTGCTTTGTGGAAAAATATGCAGTGGTAAGAGCTATTATTCAAGAAAATTAAGAGATGAATTAAAGGCTGTAATTATATCTCCTGATGAAGCAACCTATGATTTGCTAAATAATGAGCAAGGGGAATTCTATGATATTTTTTCAAAAAGGTTAATTAAGTATTTAACCAAAAAAGTTGGAGAAATTGCACAAGCAGGAGCTAACGTAGTTTTTGAAAGAGGCTTATGGTCAAAAACAGAAAGACAAGAAGTCAGAGATTATTATAAAAAATTAGGGATTTATTGTGAGATTCATTATGTATGTGTTGATGATGCAACCTGGAAGCTAAATATTTCTGAAAGAAATAAAAGAGTTCAAGAAGGAAATGGAGGATCGGATTTTTACTTAGATGAAGGTCTTATGGGAAAGCTAGAATCTCTTTGGGAAGAACCAGGCGAAGAAGAATATGATGTCTTATATAAGGTAGATAGAAACTAAATATGGAGGTTGAAGTGTATGGGGAGTATAGAAAAGTATAAGAAATACTTTACAAAGGAATACTTGATGGGGCCGAATTCTTTTAGGCTACTTGATGAATTGATCAGAAGATGCCCTGAAGATGTGAAATTTGATCGCACTTTGGATTTGGGATGCGGATTTGCATTAACATCGCTATTTATTGCCAATGAAACAGATGCTAAGCACGTTTATGCGTTTGATCTTTGGGTTCCTGCAACTGAAAACTATAAAAGAATAACGGCCAATGGGCTGGTGGATAAGATTATACCGATTCATGGTGATGCAATGGATATGCCTTTTGCCGAGGATTATTTCGATAGCATTGTCAGCGTGGATTCTTATCACTATTTTGGATGCAAGGAAGGAATATTTGCAGAGAGAATCCTGCCGTTTGTCAAGGAGACTGGTTATGTGATGATAGCTATTCCAGGGTTAAAAGAACAACCGCAAGGCGAGATAAAACAGTTATTTGAAACCTGGGCCGAAGGCGATGATTCCGAACTCTTTAAAACCGCCAAATGGTGGGAGAACTTGTTAAACAGAGAATGTGGCGACTGCTGCAGGATCGAGGTCAAAGAAGCAGAGTGTTATGACATAGCATGGCAGGAATGGTGTGAATCGGGACATGAATATGGTGTAAGAGATAAAGAGTTTTTGGATAAAGGGTTGTTTGACATCCTTAATTTCTTGCTAATCTATGTAAGAAAAGGGAAATGATAAATACCAGTATAACTCACCAACTGCTAAAGGGATATGCTTAAAATCCAAATAGAAGTTAATACTGAGCATATTAGGAAGAGACACATGAGTAGAAAAATAATAGATGAGGCAATTGAGTACGTAAAAGAATTATTTGAAGGCAATTCAGATGGTCATGGCGTAGATCATGCAATGAGAGTATATCGCAATACTCAGGTTATAATGGAGAAATATCCAGAGGCAGATTCTGTTGTTGTAGCCTTGGCTGCATTGTTGCATGATGCTGATGATCATAAGCTTTTTAATACAGATAATAACGCAAATGCCAGAGGTTTTCTCGAGAAAAATGGGTTACCGATAGAGAAAATAGATTATATTTGCCAAATAATAAATTCCGTTTCTTTCAGTCATAATAGGGGCAAAATTCCAGATACAATAGAAGGAAAGATTGTTCAGGATGCGGATAGAATAGATGCTATTGGCGCAATAGGTATTGCCAGAACTTTTGCGTATGGAGGAAAGGCGGGCAGACCTTTGGGAGATTCTATAAAGCATTTTTATGATAAGCTTCTTTTGTTAAAAGAAGAATTGAATACAGATTCAGCGAAGGAATTAGCTCAAAAGAGGCACGATTACATGGTTGAATTTCTAAAAGAATACTACGCTGAAACAGGAGAAGAACTACCATGATATTGTCATTACAAGGGTGCATGGCTGTCGGGAAAACGACTGCCGTTAGATATATTCAGGAAAAAGCACCTTATATTAATATCAGTTATGAAGATAATACGGATATTATCGAGGAGATAAGATGCCGTAATCTTGACAAGAATCGCTATGAAGATTATCTGGAAATTCAAAAACTCTGGCTTCGAAAGGAAGTGCTACGGTATGAAAAAGCTGCAAAATATCCATGCAGCATTATGGATTTTGGGGCTGAGGAAATAGAGTTTTATACACTTAACTATCCTAAGAGTATCGGTGAGGATTGGGAAGTGGAAAATGCTTTGAATAAAGAACTCACGGAAGTTCGAAGCTGTATGCCAAATCGCATTCTATTTTTAGATGCATCTGATGATGTTCTTCGTAGCCATAAACAGCATGATGATACCCGTACCAGAAACTTTTTTGAGCACCATCTTCAGCACTTGATGCCTTTGAAACGAAAGTGGTTTCTGAACAAAGAAAATGTCGATTGGCTTATGATAGATGATTTATCAGCCGAAGAAATGGGCCAAAAAGTGAAGGATTGGTGCGATTCCTGTATCAATTCTATAGGATAATTAGCTTTCAGTTAAATAATTAGGATAAGGTGTATTTAAATGATGGACAGCCTGATACAGAGTCTGCCTGAAGAAATAAGAAAGCATATTGAAGGCAGAGAATATACGATAGACGATATAGGGAAGTCTGGGGCGAAGATACTTATATTCGATGATTTGGTGCTGAAGATAACGGATAAGTCTTCTGACGATAGAGATGCTGTCAAGATGATGCGCTGGCTCGAAGGAAAACTCCCTGTTCCCAAGGTCATATCGTTCGTAGAGGATGATCATCACAGATATCTGCTCATGACAAGGATCAAGGGAAAGATGTCCTGCGATAAATACTATATGGAGCATCCGAATGAACTGATTCCTCTTCTTGCCAAGGCGATAAAGATGCTTTGGAGCATTGATATAAAGGATTGTCCTGTGATAAAGGATCTCGACAGCGAACTTTCGAAAGCGGAATACAGGGTTGAGAATGGTATTGTGGATATTAGTGATGCCGAGCCTGATACTTTCGGTGAGAGTGGCAGGTTCAAGGATCCGAAGGAGCTCCTATTATGGCTGCAGGACAATAGGCCTTCCTATGAGCCCGTATTGTCCCACGGCGATCTATGTCTTCCCAATATCCTTATAGATAACGGTGACATAAATGGCTTTATCGATATGAGTAACTGCGGTATTGCTGATAAGTGGGAGGATATCGCTATGTGCTACAGGAGCCTCAAACATAATTTCGACGGGACATATGGCAAGGTGTATTCGGGTATCAATCCCGACCTTCTGTTCAAAGAACTCGGTATAGAGCCTGATATGGAAAAGATTGACTACTATATACTTCTTGATGAGCTCTTTTGATGTGATATAGAGCCTTAATAAAATGAACTAAAAAATCAATAGAATTGATGACAGTTTTAAATCCAGTTTTTCGCTCAATCTCCTAGGGAGATGGAGTGGATAGATATTGATGATATATCAAAAATAAACGTTGTTGAAGATTTCCACGACCTTTTGGGGTGCTGTAAATATGAGTTTTTACGATCCCGACAATAATGTGATCTATTTTAGGCAGTTGCAAGAGGAATAACAATCATGGATGAAAAGACTTTGCAAGATATATTGACATTAAATTTCGGAATGGGATCACCTTCTTTGGAATTCTTAAGAGAAGGCGGCACCACTACATATATTGTCAAGGGAAGGCCTAAGTATCTGCTTAAGGTTATTGGATCTGCTTTTTCGGGTACAGCAAGACAGTCTGCATCCATTATGAGATACCTGGAAGAAAATGGATTCCCGGTGCCTAAACCGATACTTACAAATAGCGTGGAAGCCTTCTTTGAAACTGAAATTGACGGGGAGAAGAAACTGATTGTTCTCATGGAATTCATCGCCGGGGACGAGCCGGAACTTGAAAAATGTGCATCCGAAGTAGGCAGGCTTGTCGGCAGATTTCATCAATTGATGGAGGAGTATCCCTCGGAGCTTGTCTACCGCGACAAAAAATTCTTTATAGGTCGATATATTGAGTTCCTTCGTAAAAAGAAATACCCACGTATCAAAGAGTATGAGGAACTGGGAGAGCGTTTGTGGGATAAGGTTAATAATCTTCCGCAGGGGAATTGCCACGGAGATCTTCACAGGGGGAACCTGTTGCAGAATGTGGATGGGAAGATTTATCTTGTGGATTTTGATACTGCTTGCAAGGCTCCAGTTATGTTCGATGTCATGGTTATGTGTGACATGACGGATTATTTTAATCTGAAGCAGGAAGATATTGAGCTTACTAAGGTAGTGTATCGGGAATTTCTTTCGGGATATGTAGGTTATCATAAATTGAGCCGTGAGGAAATTCGTTCTTTTCCATATTGGGTTGCAATCAGGCATTTTCAACTGCAGGCAACGATCCTTGAGATATATGGAGTTGACTGCATAGATGAAGGGTTTATAGATGGTCAGCTTTACTGGCTTAACAAGTGGCAGGAAGCAATCCCAGGATTTACAGAGGAGTTGGAGGAAAAAAATTGGCAGAGAAACGGAATATGATTGATATAAATGAGAAATATATGAAAAGGTGCTACGAATTAGCGATAAGCGCAGGTAAAAAAGGGTTTGACACTTTTGGTGCGGTATTGGTTTGTGACGGCAAAATTCTGGAAGAGGCTGAGAATACTGCTGATTATAAAAAGAAGATTTTTGGTCATGCAGAATTTAATCTTGTTCATAAATGTGCAAATAAGTATACAGACGACATTTTAGAAAAGTCTGTAGTCTACACAAGCTGTGCCCCATGTGAGAGGTGCCTGGCAGCAATAGCCTCACTTGGAGTTCATCAGGTTGTATGTGGGGTTTCATACAAAGAATTCTGCAAATTACTTCCGTTTGATTATCAGGCCGTAGACAGAGAAGATTTGCTTAAGCAACTTGGAATAGATATGACACTTACTGAATCTGTGCTTGAAGATGAAGGTATGCACGTCTTTGAATGGTGGGGCGGAGAATATCGTCCTTTAGACGAGCTTATTGCAGAAATGGATGAGGTAAAACAGAAAAGTAAATAGGCAAATTTCAGTATTCAGAGGAATGCATAATGAAAAAGACATTTATAGAGATGAAACTCTTTCAGGTAAAGCCCGATAAACTCGAGCAATTCGAAGCTAAGATTGAGGAAATGACCGCAAATCAGTTTAAATGTGAAGGCTGCATATCACTCAAGTATTTCAAGAGATTCTATACCATAGATGGAGTCGAACTTGGCGAGTCTCCGAGGGAGTTAACCAAGGTTGTAAAGTGCGTTAAGTATTATTCATACTGGGAATTTGATACGAAAGAAAACTATGGCAAGGCCATAAAAATCTTTTTCGATAATTACAACAAAGATTTGCAAAAATTTCTGATTTCTCCGTTTGATATTAACTTGGGGTATTCGGTTTAAGGTAATACTTATGACGATAGAATACAGACA
Coding sequences within it:
- a CDS encoding ATP-binding protein, yielding MGKVILLCGKICSGKSYYSRKLRDELKAVIISPDEATYDLLNNEQGEFYDIFSKRLIKYLTKKVGEIAQAGANVVFERGLWSKTERQEVRDYYKKLGIYCEIHYVCVDDATWKLNISERNKRVQEGNGGSDFYLDEGLMGKLESLWEEPGEEEYDVLYKVDRN
- a CDS encoding cyclopropane-fatty-acyl-phospholipid synthase family protein; translated protein: MGSIEKYKKYFTKEYLMGPNSFRLLDELIRRCPEDVKFDRTLDLGCGFALTSLFIANETDAKHVYAFDLWVPATENYKRITANGLVDKIIPIHGDAMDMPFAEDYFDSIVSVDSYHYFGCKEGIFAERILPFVKETGYVMIAIPGLKEQPQGEIKQLFETWAEGDDSELFKTAKWWENLLNRECGDCCRIEVKEAECYDIAWQEWCESGHEYGVRDKEFLDKGLFDILNFLLIYVRKGK
- a CDS encoding HD domain-containing protein → MSRKIIDEAIEYVKELFEGNSDGHGVDHAMRVYRNTQVIMEKYPEADSVVVALAALLHDADDHKLFNTDNNANARGFLEKNGLPIEKIDYICQIINSVSFSHNRGKIPDTIEGKIVQDADRIDAIGAIGIARTFAYGGKAGRPLGDSIKHFYDKLLLLKEELNTDSAKELAQKRHDYMVEFLKEYYAETGEELP
- a CDS encoding APH(3') family aminoglycoside O-phosphotransferase; translation: MMDSLIQSLPEEIRKHIEGREYTIDDIGKSGAKILIFDDLVLKITDKSSDDRDAVKMMRWLEGKLPVPKVISFVEDDHHRYLLMTRIKGKMSCDKYYMEHPNELIPLLAKAIKMLWSIDIKDCPVIKDLDSELSKAEYRVENGIVDISDAEPDTFGESGRFKDPKELLLWLQDNRPSYEPVLSHGDLCLPNILIDNGDINGFIDMSNCGIADKWEDIAMCYRSLKHNFDGTYGKVYSGINPDLLFKELGIEPDMEKIDYYILLDELF
- a CDS encoding phosphotransferase, which gives rise to MDEKTLQDILTLNFGMGSPSLEFLREGGTTTYIVKGRPKYLLKVIGSAFSGTARQSASIMRYLEENGFPVPKPILTNSVEAFFETEIDGEKKLIVLMEFIAGDEPELEKCASEVGRLVGRFHQLMEEYPSELVYRDKKFFIGRYIEFLRKKKYPRIKEYEELGERLWDKVNNLPQGNCHGDLHRGNLLQNVDGKIYLVDFDTACKAPVMFDVMVMCDMTDYFNLKQEDIELTKVVYREFLSGYVGYHKLSREEIRSFPYWVAIRHFQLQATILEIYGVDCIDEGFIDGQLYWLNKWQEAIPGFTEELEEKNWQRNGI
- a CDS encoding nucleoside deaminase, with product MAEKRNMIDINEKYMKRCYELAISAGKKGFDTFGAVLVCDGKILEEAENTADYKKKIFGHAEFNLVHKCANKYTDDILEKSVVYTSCAPCERCLAAIASLGVHQVVCGVSYKEFCKLLPFDYQAVDREDLLKQLGIDMTLTESVLEDEGMHVFEWWGGEYRPLDELIAEMDEVKQKSK